Proteins encoded within one genomic window of Bacteroidota bacterium:
- a CDS encoding ATPase → MERKTKIHAEDGKQELTITREFDLPLELLFKAYEEPEIVEQWMGTKVLKLANRKHGSYQFETTDPKGNKHGFNGTIHEFVPNQKITRTFEMENTPFGVQLEFLEFEKLSDDTSRLNMHVVYKSVALRDQILKLPFAQGINMAHNRIQEILNKLK, encoded by the coding sequence ATGGAACGAAAAACAAAGATCCATGCCGAAGATGGCAAACAGGAATTAACGATCACCAGGGAATTTGATTTGCCGTTAGAATTATTATTTAAAGCATATGAAGAACCCGAAATTGTTGAGCAATGGATGGGAACGAAAGTGCTGAAACTGGCCAATAGAAAGCATGGCAGTTATCAATTTGAAACAACCGATCCTAAAGGAAACAAACACGGGTTCAATGGAACAATTCATGAGTTTGTTCCGAACCAGAAGATCACACGGACATTTGAAATGGAGAATACACCTTTTGGTGTTCAGCTTGAGTTCCTTGAATTTGAAAAACTCTCTGATGATACCAGCAGACTCAATATGCATGTAGTGTACAAATCAGTTGCTCTCCGGGATCAAATACTGAAGTTACCTTTTGCCCAGGGCATAAATATGGCACATAACAGAATACAAGAAATTTTAAACAAATTAAAATAA
- a CDS encoding DUF952 domain-containing protein yields MPIIYHVTTKQEWTNAAKQGFYESTSLAEEGFIHCSQENQVAGVLERYFCGKKDLVKLVIDTDKLSSRFVFEWSSSVEDTFPHIYGPINTDAVVEVVNI; encoded by the coding sequence ATGCCAATTATTTACCACGTTACTACAAAACAGGAATGGACGAATGCTGCAAAACAAGGGTTTTATGAATCAACTTCTTTAGCTGAAGAAGGTTTTATTCATTGCTCACAAGAAAACCAGGTGGCTGGTGTGCTTGAAAGATATTTTTGCGGTAAAAAGGATCTGGTCAAACTGGTTATTGACACAGATAAACTCAGCAGCAGATTTGTTTTTGAATGGTCATCTTCTGTTGAAGATACATTTCCCCATATTTACGGCCCTATTAATACAGATGCAGTTGTTGAAGTGGTGAACATTTAG
- a CDS encoding winged helix-turn-helix transcriptional regulator: protein MNLRRDVFQAIADPTRRAILLLVASQSLTAGAIAANFDTARPTVSKHLQILTECELLEQEYNGREVYYHINPKKMKELSDFIEAFSKLWDDRFNKLESVMKKYKSKK from the coding sequence ATGAATTTAAGACGAGACGTATTCCAGGCGATTGCAGACCCTACAAGAAGAGCCATATTACTATTGGTTGCTTCACAATCCCTCACAGCAGGAGCCATAGCTGCAAACTTTGACACAGCAAGACCGACTGTTTCAAAACATCTGCAAATACTTACCGAGTGTGAATTGCTTGAACAAGAATATAACGGTAGAGAAGTTTACTATCACATCAATCCAAAAAAAATGAAAGAACTATCCGACTTTATTGAAGCATTCAGCAAACTGTGGGATGATCGATTTAATAAATTAGAATCCGTCATGAAAAAATACAAATCAAAAAAATAA
- a CDS encoding chorismate synthase, protein MNSFGRIFRVSIFGESHGECVGITIDGCPAGLSLSPEDLAADLERRKGGKHKGTTPRQEEDYPIFKSGIFNGKTTGFPITILFENKNTRSEDYNKQRSIPRPGHADWVAHQKFGGNEDYRGGGHFSARLTAGIVAAGAIAKMLMTGLRIHAEVVEIGGEKDLEKGLQNAIDAKDSVGGVIECRVNGLPLGLGEPYFDSVESALAHIVFAIPAVRGIEFGTGFAAAKMFGSQHNDAIENMEGKTKTNHAGGVVGGITNGNELVFRLAIKPTSSTPKEQESLNWDTEKLEKFSIKGRHDLCVALRAPVIVEAVTALVLADFMMLENKIQRIL, encoded by the coding sequence ATGAATAGTTTCGGCAGAATATTCCGAGTTTCCATTTTTGGAGAATCACATGGTGAATGCGTAGGCATAACTATTGATGGTTGTCCCGCAGGTTTATCATTATCGCCGGAAGATTTAGCAGCTGACCTCGAAAGAAGAAAAGGTGGCAAGCATAAAGGAACTACACCAAGACAAGAAGAAGATTATCCCATTTTTAAAAGCGGCATCTTTAATGGAAAGACAACAGGTTTCCCGATCACAATTCTTTTTGAAAATAAAAATACCCGCAGCGAAGATTATAATAAACAAAGAAGCATACCAAGACCGGGTCACGCTGATTGGGTTGCTCATCAGAAATTTGGCGGCAATGAGGATTATCGCGGAGGTGGACATTTCAGTGCAAGATTAACAGCAGGAATCGTTGCAGCAGGCGCCATTGCAAAAATGCTGATGACTGGCCTCCGCATTCATGCGGAGGTTGTAGAGATCGGTGGTGAAAAAGATCTTGAAAAAGGATTGCAGAATGCAATTGATGCAAAAGATTCTGTTGGCGGTGTTATTGAATGTCGTGTTAATGGTTTGCCGCTTGGTTTGGGTGAACCTTATTTTGATTCTGTTGAATCAGCTTTAGCCCATATTGTTTTTGCTATACCTGCTGTAAGAGGCATTGAATTCGGAACTGGGTTCGCTGCCGCAAAAATGTTCGGCAGCCAACATAATGATGCTATTGAAAATATGGAAGGCAAAACAAAAACTAATCATGCAGGTGGAGTTGTCGGCGGAATCACAAATGGAAATGAATTAGTATTTCGTTTGGCAATTAAACCAACTTCATCAACTCCTAAAGAACAGGAAAGTTTGAACTGGGACACAGAAAAGCTTGAAAAATTTTCTATTAAAGGACGACATGATCTATGTGTTGCATTAAGAGCTCCGGTGATCGTAGAAGCGGTTACAGCTTTAGTGCTTGCAGATTTTATGATGCTTGAAAATAAAATACAACGAATACTCTAA
- a CDS encoding DUF998 domain-containing protein, whose protein sequence is MKIFSTKLSILMAVTYQVLLLILIFLRPDIHPYSNTISEWAIGKFGWLMQVAFFCSALSYLFLFLSLKRDIDGTWGKIGLILLFICFIGTIGVGAFVTDPYPPDFTIATTFIHTISGALAMVLLPFAALFINRSLMRNEHWKAAKNILKWTAFLPLLAFIGFIAHFNLFVAPLGENAVGENVPIGYPPRIMFLVYHIWLIIIALGILKFNKSKT, encoded by the coding sequence ATGAAAATATTTTCTACCAAATTATCCATATTAATGGCCGTGACATACCAGGTATTGTTGCTTATTTTAATTTTCCTGCGACCCGACATTCACCCCTATTCGAACACCATCAGTGAGTGGGCAATAGGAAAATTTGGATGGCTAATGCAAGTTGCTTTTTTCTGCTCGGCATTAAGTTACCTGTTTTTATTTCTTTCCTTAAAAAGAGATATTGATGGCACCTGGGGGAAAATTGGTTTGATTTTACTCTTCATTTGCTTTATTGGAACTATTGGAGTTGGAGCGTTTGTAACCGATCCTTATCCGCCAGACTTTACCATCGCCACAACTTTTATACATACAATCTCAGGAGCGTTGGCAATGGTATTACTTCCGTTTGCAGCACTATTTATCAATCGTAGTCTGATGAGAAATGAGCACTGGAAAGCTGCAAAAAATATTTTAAAATGGACAGCTTTCCTACCGTTGCTCGCATTCATTGGTTTTATTGCCCACTTCAATCTTTTCGTTGCTCCATTGGGAGAAAATGCGGTTGGTGAAAACGTACCTATAGGCTATCCACCAAGAATAATGTTTCTCGTTTATCATATCTGGTTAATCATAATTGCATTAGGTATATTAAAATTTAATAAATCAAAAACTTAA
- a CDS encoding DUF4256 domain-containing protein — MNSMKKKLSPDQHSTLLKTLKTRFEKNMNRHKGLDWAKVQAKLEANPEKLYSLNEMEITGGEPDIVGHDKKTGEYIFYDCSAESPKERRSLCYDHEALEKRKEHKPADSAINMATDMGIELLTEEQYQDLQKLGKFDTKTSSWLKTPPDVRKLGGSISGEFRFGRVFIYANGAESYFAARGFRGSIRI, encoded by the coding sequence ATTAATAGCATGAAAAAGAAATTATCTCCAGACCAACATTCAACATTACTCAAAACATTGAAAACCCGTTTTGAGAAAAACATGAATCGTCATAAAGGTCTTGATTGGGCTAAAGTACAAGCAAAGCTGGAAGCGAATCCTGAAAAACTGTATTCACTTAACGAAATGGAAATAACCGGCGGTGAGCCAGATATTGTTGGTCATGATAAAAAGACCGGTGAATATATTTTTTATGATTGTTCAGCTGAAAGTCCGAAAGAAAGAAGAAGTCTTTGTTACGATCATGAAGCTTTGGAGAAAAGAAAAGAACATAAACCAGCAGATAGCGCTATTAATATGGCAACTGACATGGGCATTGAACTTTTAACAGAAGAACAATACCAGGACTTGCAGAAACTTGGAAAGTTCGATACCAAAACCTCGAGCTGGTTGAAAACACCTCCAGATGTCCGAAAACTCGGTGGATCCATTTCTGGTGAATTCCGCTTTGGCAGAGTCTTCATATATGCCAACGGTGCAGAATCTTATTTTGCTGCCAGGGGATTTCGTGGCTCAATAAGGATTTAA
- a CDS encoding OmpA family protein, whose protein sequence is MKKILAVALALCTFSSALFAQDDEIRRPAIGISFFFNDFVTPERIKASNVAGILRDGKWANVSEMKGGLAVHYFKGLRKHVDFAGTLAGSFLRYPMPGKNFTNDNLLLEADASLNLKMLSEKHTVQPYITAGVGASWYGKYWGAVMPLGVGLKISIFDEAHLFSTFQYRVPVTNETTAHHFFYSFGVAGALTKKKEPVVIPPPPPPRPADTDGDGINDADDKCPTERGTVKYQGCPVPDTDKDGVNDDNDKCPNVSGVARYQGCPIPDTDNDGLNDEDDKCPNAAGVARYQGCPVPDGDGDGVNDEEDKCPKTAGPADNFGCPVIGIKFHEVVFKSGSAVLLQQGKDVLDTVVTYMKKNEGVIVTIDGHTDNTGSDKINNPLSLKRAEAVKAYIVSKGVDANRMITSGFGSKQPIADNKTAAGRKKNRRIEIKIKD, encoded by the coding sequence ATGAAGAAAATCTTAGCAGTTGCCCTGGCACTCTGTACTTTTTCATCTGCCCTTTTTGCACAGGACGACGAAATCAGGAGGCCTGCAATAGGAATCAGCTTTTTCTTTAATGACTTCGTTACCCCTGAGAGAATAAAAGCATCGAATGTCGCCGGCATTTTACGTGATGGCAAATGGGCCAACGTTAGTGAAATGAAAGGCGGTCTTGCTGTGCATTATTTCAAAGGATTGAGAAAGCATGTTGATTTTGCCGGTACACTTGCAGGATCATTTCTTCGTTATCCCATGCCCGGAAAAAATTTCACAAATGATAACTTATTACTGGAAGCAGATGCATCACTGAACCTGAAAATGCTTTCTGAAAAACATACTGTACAACCTTATATCACTGCAGGTGTTGGTGCAAGCTGGTACGGTAAATATTGGGGTGCTGTAATGCCACTTGGTGTGGGATTAAAAATAAGCATATTTGATGAAGCACATTTATTCTCAACCTTCCAGTATCGTGTGCCGGTAACAAATGAAACAACGGCGCATCACTTCTTTTATAGTTTTGGCGTAGCAGGTGCATTGACTAAAAAGAAAGAGCCTGTAGTAATACCGCCACCTCCACCACCAAGACCAGCAGATACTGATGGCGATGGAATTAATGATGCAGATGATAAATGCCCTACAGAAAGAGGTACTGTAAAATATCAGGGTTGTCCTGTTCCTGATACAGATAAAGATGGCGTCAATGATGATAATGATAAATGTCCTAACGTTTCAGGTGTGGCCCGCTACCAGGGTTGCCCGATTCCGGATACTGATAATGATGGGTTGAATGATGAAGATGATAAATGTCCTAACGCTGCGGGTGTGGCCCGTTACCAGGGTTGCCCTGTTCCTGATGGCGATGGTGATGGTGTAAATGATGAAGAAGACAAATGCCCGAAAACAGCCGGTCCTGCAGATAATTTTGGTTGCCCGGTAATTGGAATTAAGTTTCATGAAGTTGTATTTAAGTCAGGCAGTGCTGTATTGTTACAGCAAGGAAAAGATGTTTTGGATACAGTAGTAACTTATATGAAGAAAAATGAAGGTGTTATAGTTACTATTGATGGCCATACTGATAATACAGGTTCAGATAAGATAAATAATCCGCTCTCGTTGAAAAGAGCAGAAGCCGTTAAAGCATACATTGTAAGTAAAGGAGTTGATGCCAACCGTATGATCACATCAGGCTTTGGATCAAAACAACCTATAGCAGATAATAAAACAGCTGCAGGTCGTAAAAAGAACCGCCGAATAGAAATTAAGATCAAAGATTAG
- a CDS encoding DoxX family protein: protein MSKRNKIIYWIATIWLSLGMVSTGTVQILKLKGESPGGLDSMVHLGYPVYFVTLLGICKILGVIVLLLPKFPLLKEWAYAGFFFMMSGAIFTHIAAGNSPSEIFPSLLLLILTVISWYFRPVDRKLLAYRQAGF, encoded by the coding sequence ATGTCAAAGAGAAATAAGATCATCTATTGGATCGCCACTATTTGGCTTTCGCTAGGAATGGTATCTACCGGCACAGTACAGATACTCAAACTAAAAGGTGAAAGCCCAGGAGGCTTAGATAGTATGGTACATTTAGGTTATCCTGTTTATTTTGTAACACTTTTAGGTATTTGCAAAATATTGGGAGTTATAGTATTGCTTCTACCTAAATTCCCTTTACTAAAAGAATGGGCGTATGCCGGCTTTTTCTTTATGATGTCAGGAGCAATATTTACACATATCGCTGCAGGTAATTCCCCGAGTGAAATATTTCCTTCGTTATTGCTTTTGATCCTGACCGTGATATCATGGTACTTCAGACCAGTTGATAGAAAATTACTTGCCTACCGGCAGGCAGGATTTTAG
- a CDS encoding class I SAM-dependent RNA methyltransferase yields the protein MNLFKDKAVIIITCPKRLAPFLEQEVKELGFITEETFVTGVRIYGTINDCIKLNLNLRCASQVLYSLKKFEAENADAIYDNLVSYPWENILPNPGYFSITSNVNNPTINNSMFANLRVKDAIVDRLREKRGTRPSTGSALIGAVINLFWKNENAEIFIDTSGDSLGRHGYRKIPGQAPMLEALAAATIYATQWDKRSPFINPMCGSGTVAIEAAMIATNRRPGLFRTNYAFMHLQGYDESVYLQEDALLEKQIIDVPGFRIIATDYSAKAIENARKNAIAAGVAGLIDFAVCDFADTEIPQNVPGVFYVNPEYGERLGEVDKLEGTYSRIGDFMKQKCGGYFGYVFTGNLDLAKKIGLKAKRRIEFYTSTIDCRLLEYELYSGSRAAPKEIKEEQ from the coding sequence ATGAATTTATTTAAAGACAAAGCGGTTATTATTATTACTTGTCCCAAACGACTGGCACCTTTCCTGGAGCAGGAAGTAAAGGAGCTTGGATTTATAACCGAAGAAACATTTGTAACAGGTGTACGCATCTATGGCACTATTAACGATTGTATAAAACTAAACCTGAATCTTCGTTGTGCCAGCCAGGTACTTTATAGCCTGAAAAAATTTGAAGCAGAAAATGCGGATGCTATTTATGATAATCTTGTTAGTTATCCATGGGAAAATATTTTACCCAATCCGGGTTATTTTTCCATTACGAGCAATGTAAATAATCCCACTATTAATAATAGCATGTTTGCAAACCTGCGTGTTAAAGATGCAATAGTGGACAGGTTGCGGGAAAAAAGAGGCACACGTCCATCAACGGGTTCAGCGCTTATCGGTGCTGTTATCAACCTGTTTTGGAAGAATGAAAATGCTGAAATATTTATTGATACATCCGGTGATTCTTTAGGCAGGCATGGTTACAGGAAAATACCGGGCCAGGCTCCTATGTTGGAAGCGTTGGCTGCAGCCACTATCTATGCTACGCAATGGGATAAAAGATCACCCTTTATAAATCCCATGTGCGGTTCGGGTACTGTTGCCATTGAAGCAGCTATGATCGCCACTAACAGGCGACCGGGGTTATTCAGAACCAATTATGCTTTTATGCACCTCCAGGGTTATGATGAATCGGTTTATTTGCAGGAGGATGCTTTATTGGAAAAACAAATTATTGATGTACCCGGTTTCCGTATCATTGCTACAGATTACAGCGCAAAGGCAATTGAAAATGCAAGGAAGAATGCAATTGCGGCAGGTGTTGCCGGTCTGATCGATTTTGCTGTTTGTGATTTTGCCGATACCGAAATACCACAAAATGTTCCTGGTGTTTTTTATGTAAACCCAGAATATGGTGAACGATTGGGCGAAGTTGATAAGTTGGAAGGAACCTATAGCCGTATTGGTGATTTTATGAAACAGAAATGCGGTGGATATTTCGGTTATGTTTTTACCGGTAACCTTGACCTCGCTAAAAAAATAGGATTGAAAGCCAAACGCCGGATAGAATTTTATACCAGTACAATTGACTGCCGCTTGCTGGAATATGAATTATATAGCGGAAGCCGGGCAGCGCCAAAAGAAATAAAAGAAGAACAGTAA
- a CDS encoding ATPase: MKEKTRVITENNKQELFIIREFDIPREDVFRAFSDPDILVQFFAPFDHTMHFNYHDYRSGGSYSWCNKNKEGKTLCTFNGVIHELSSPERIIQTSEFMELPQRGNAILEIIKFEELPDNRTKITIHDICPSVAIRDAMINSGMEKGLVEIFNKLDKLLSKS, translated from the coding sequence ATGAAAGAAAAGACTCGGGTTATTACTGAAAATAACAAACAGGAATTATTCATTATCCGGGAATTTGATATTCCAAGAGAAGATGTTTTCCGGGCATTTTCCGATCCGGATATACTGGTTCAGTTTTTTGCTCCTTTCGATCATACTATGCATTTCAATTATCATGACTACAGAAGCGGCGGTAGTTACAGTTGGTGCAACAAAAACAAAGAGGGAAAGACTCTTTGTACCTTTAACGGTGTAATTCATGAACTCTCCTCCCCCGAAAGAATAATACAAACCTCTGAGTTTATGGAACTCCCGCAAAGGGGAAATGCTATTTTAGAGATCATTAAATTTGAAGAACTTCCTGACAATAGAACTAAGATAACTATTCATGATATTTGTCCTTCGGTGGCTATAAGAGATGCAATGATTAACAGTGGAATGGAAAAAGGTTTAGTAGAAATTTTTAACAAGCTGGACAAGCTATTGAGTAAGTCTTAA
- a CDS encoding septal ring lytic transglycosylase RlpA family protein, with the protein MIAMLQKQGAQLMLNRTRNDERTAMQPVLKKGYVAGIVKKTLQFSILFLLAGLFTINSAYSQEKEKEKQEKERKKQEKEKKKQEKDEDKKKTSNRILYGTASFYANSFHGKKTANGEIFDQKKMTAACNVLPLGTWIRVTNLRNKKSVLVKTNDRLHTKMKRVVDLSRAAASKLGYINAGLTRVKVEVLGKKKPAQ; encoded by the coding sequence ATGATTGCTATGCTTCAAAAACAGGGGGCTCAATTAATGCTGAACAGAACCCGGAACGATGAAAGGACTGCGATGCAACCTGTGCTTAAAAAAGGTTATGTTGCCGGTATCGTGAAAAAAACACTTCAATTCAGTATACTGTTCCTTCTTGCAGGGCTATTCACCATCAATTCTGCGTATTCACAAGAAAAGGAAAAGGAGAAACAAGAAAAGGAAAGGAAGAAACAAGAAAAAGAAAAGAAGAAACAAGAAAAGGACGAGGACAAAAAGAAAACCTCCAACCGGATTTTGTACGGCACTGCCAGTTTTTATGCCAATAGTTTCCATGGAAAAAAGACCGCTAATGGTGAAATTTTCGATCAGAAAAAAATGACTGCTGCCTGTAATGTACTGCCACTGGGTACATGGATTCGGGTAACTAATCTTCGAAATAAGAAATCGGTACTAGTGAAGACAAATGACCGGCTTCATACCAAAATGAAGCGTGTCGTAGACCTGTCAAGGGCTGCAGCCTCAAAGTTGGGTTATATCAATGCTGGGTTGACCCGTGTCAAAGTGGAGGTTTTGGGCAAAAAGAAACCTGCCCAATGA